The following proteins are encoded in a genomic region of Opitutus sp.:
- a CDS encoding nucleoside deaminase — MPSSRPQECPFEKRFPSQLSRDDTFFMSLAYNQAIDAWRRDEVPIGCVIEHGGEVIALAHNTVESAQDPTAHAEVLAITQAAAKLGNWRLEDCTLYVTKEPCPMCAGATLMSRLKRVCYAVPDPKMGCLGGATDLNALPRVNHHLEITAGGVLEEECRTLIQAFFKLKRNAEPATEGSLLPPL; from the coding sequence ATGCCATCCTCCCGCCCTCAAGAGTGTCCGTTTGAAAAGCGTTTCCCCTCGCAGCTTTCGCGTGACGACACGTTTTTCATGAGCCTCGCCTACAACCAGGCGATCGACGCGTGGCGGCGCGACGAAGTGCCCATCGGCTGCGTCATCGAGCACGGCGGCGAGGTCATCGCGCTCGCCCACAACACCGTGGAAAGCGCCCAAGACCCGACCGCCCACGCGGAGGTTTTGGCCATCACCCAAGCTGCCGCCAAGCTGGGCAACTGGCGCCTTGAGGACTGCACCCTCTACGTCACCAAAGAGCCCTGCCCGATGTGCGCCGGGGCCACCCTCATGTCCCGGCTCAAGCGCGTTTGTTATGCGGTGCCCGACCCCAAAATGGGCTGCTTGGGCGGCGCAACCGATTTGAACGCCCTGCCACGCGTCAACCACCACCTCGAAATCACCGCCGGGGGAGTGCTCGAAGAGGAATGCCGCACGCTCATCCAAGCTTTTTTCAAACTGAAGCGTAACGCAGAGCCAGCGACTGAAGGTTCCCTCCTTCCGCCACTATAA
- the xerD gene encoding site-specific tyrosine recombinase XerD — MPDSSSAPYKPHLGLPSGLDEPIRDFGNSLTLERGRSDRTLEAYESDLRQCAAHLARAGVKTWQAATADQVREWLYTLSTGQTSAGDDYTEASLARKLSALRMFARHLVRERVRPDDFTELLQGPKLHRKMPGTLNAEEIDALLAAPVGGDAHALRDRAILELFYSSGLRVSELAGLMIQQVDLESGFLRVFGKGSKERVVPVGGKAAEALGAYLTAARPHFVKPKTGSQLFLSERGTAISRQMLWVLVKKYAKQAGITKTVKPHLLRHSFATHLLTGGADLRAIQEMLGHANISTTQIYTAVEERRLIEQHAQFHPRNQGSKKGRVKTP, encoded by the coding sequence GTGCCCGACTCATCTTCCGCTCCCTACAAGCCCCATCTTGGTCTGCCCTCTGGGCTCGACGAGCCGATCCGTGATTTTGGCAACTCGCTCACCCTTGAGCGGGGGCGTTCGGATCGAACGCTTGAGGCCTATGAAAGCGACCTGCGCCAGTGCGCGGCACATCTGGCACGGGCGGGTGTTAAAACATGGCAAGCCGCCACGGCCGATCAGGTGCGCGAGTGGCTCTATACGCTGAGCACCGGGCAAACGTCTGCCGGCGACGACTATACCGAGGCCAGTCTGGCGAGAAAACTCTCTGCGCTCCGGATGTTTGCCCGCCACCTCGTGCGTGAACGGGTGCGTCCCGATGATTTCACCGAGCTGCTCCAGGGCCCCAAGCTCCACCGCAAAATGCCTGGCACGCTCAACGCCGAGGAGATTGACGCTCTGCTGGCCGCGCCCGTAGGCGGCGACGCCCACGCACTGCGCGACCGGGCTATCCTGGAATTATTTTACTCCAGCGGCCTGCGGGTTTCGGAACTGGCCGGACTGATGATCCAGCAGGTGGATTTGGAGTCGGGTTTCCTGCGCGTGTTCGGCAAGGGTTCCAAGGAGCGCGTGGTCCCGGTGGGCGGCAAGGCGGCCGAGGCCCTCGGTGCCTATTTGACCGCTGCCCGCCCCCATTTCGTTAAGCCCAAAACCGGCAGCCAACTCTTCCTCAGTGAGCGTGGGACGGCGATCTCCCGGCAGATGCTCTGGGTGCTGGTCAAAAAATATGCCAAGCAGGCCGGCATCACCAAGACCGTGAAGCCCCATTTATTGCGCCATTCCTTCGCCACTCATTTGCTGACCGGCGGTGCCGACTTACGCGCAATCCAGGAGATGCTCGGGCATGCAAATATTTCAACAACACAGATTTATACTGCTGTTGAGGAGCGTCGGCTGA
- the infA gene encoding translation initiation factor IF-1: MSESSDGKSIEVEGKVVTVLPGTMFKVQLSNGHIVLAHISGKLRKNFIKIAAGDGVKMEMSPYDLEKARITYRMKDVNAQPFVPRKRRY; encoded by the coding sequence ATGTCTGAATCCTCTGACGGCAAATCCATTGAAGTTGAAGGCAAGGTCGTCACCGTGCTTCCGGGGACGATGTTCAAAGTCCAGCTCTCCAACGGGCACATCGTTCTCGCCCATATCTCGGGCAAGCTACGCAAAAACTTCATCAAAATCGCCGCCGGCGACGGCGTGAAGATGGAGATGAGCCCCTACGATTTGGAGAAGGCGCGCATCACCTACCGCATGAAGGACGTCAACGCCCAGCCCTTCGTTCCCCGTAAGCGCCGCTATTAA
- a CDS encoding pyrophosphate--fructose-6-phosphate 1-phosphotransferase, whose protein sequence is MSNTPTSPTRPKKVALLTAGGLAPCLSSAVGGLIERYTEIAPDIELIAYHSGYKGLLLGDSYKIGPAERASASILHAHGGSPIGNSRVKLTNVKDCVKRGLVKEGQDPQKVAADQLIKDGVDILHTIGGDDTNTAAADLAAFLAKNNYGLSVIGLPKTIDNDVFPIRQSLGAWTAAEQGARYFRNVVSEHNANPRMLIIHEVMGRNCGWLTAATAAEYRKILDREEFVPGLGLSRENLDVHAVFIPEMAVDLAAEATRLKAIMDRVDNVNIFISEGAGVESIIAEMQAKGQEVPRDAFGHVKLDAINPGKWFGEQFAKMLGAEKVLVQKSGYFARAAAANNADLRLIKSCTDLAVECALRRESGVIGHDEDQGGILRAIEFPRIKGGKPFDTTAPWFGTLLAQIGQPKGETVHVKH, encoded by the coding sequence ATGAGCAACACGCCCACCTCTCCCACCCGCCCGAAAAAAGTCGCCCTCCTTACCGCAGGCGGACTCGCCCCCTGCCTCAGCTCCGCCGTCGGCGGCCTGATTGAGCGCTACACCGAGATCGCCCCCGACATCGAGCTGATCGCCTACCACAGTGGCTACAAAGGCCTGCTGCTGGGCGACTCCTACAAAATCGGCCCCGCCGAGCGCGCCTCAGCCTCCATTCTTCATGCGCACGGCGGCAGCCCCATCGGCAACAGCCGCGTGAAACTCACCAACGTCAAAGACTGCGTGAAGCGCGGCTTGGTCAAAGAAGGTCAGGACCCGCAAAAAGTCGCCGCCGACCAGCTCATCAAGGACGGCGTGGACATTCTCCACACTATCGGTGGTGACGACACCAATACGGCCGCCGCGGATCTCGCCGCCTTCCTCGCCAAAAACAACTACGGCCTCTCCGTCATCGGCCTGCCCAAGACCATCGACAACGATGTATTCCCCATTCGCCAATCCCTCGGCGCCTGGACCGCTGCCGAGCAGGGCGCGCGCTATTTCCGCAACGTCGTCTCCGAGCACAACGCCAACCCGCGCATGCTCATCATCCACGAGGTCATGGGGCGCAACTGTGGCTGGCTCACCGCCGCCACCGCTGCTGAATACCGCAAGATCCTCGATCGCGAAGAGTTTGTCCCCGGCCTCGGCCTCTCCCGCGAAAACCTCGACGTCCACGCCGTGTTCATCCCCGAGATGGCGGTCGATCTCGCCGCTGAAGCCACCCGCCTCAAGGCGATCATGGACCGCGTCGATAACGTTAACATCTTCATTAGCGAAGGTGCCGGCGTGGAGTCGATCATCGCCGAGATGCAGGCCAAGGGCCAAGAGGTTCCCCGTGACGCCTTCGGCCACGTGAAACTCGATGCAATCAACCCGGGCAAATGGTTTGGCGAACAGTTCGCCAAGATGCTGGGCGCCGAAAAAGTCCTCGTGCAAAAGAGCGGGTATTTCGCCCGCGCCGCCGCAGCCAACAATGCCGACCTGCGGCTGATCAAGAGCTGCACCGACCTCGCCGTGGAATGCGCCCTGCGCCGCGAGAGCGGCGTGATCGGCCATGACGAAGACCAAGGCGGCATCCTGCGCGCCATCGAGTTCCCCCGCATCAAAGGCGGCAAGCCCTTCGACACCACCGCACCCTGGTTCGGAACGCTGCTCGCCCAAATCGGCCAGCCCAAAGGCGAAACCGTCCACGTAAAGCACTAA
- a CDS encoding nitronate monooxygenase — translation MSLPIIIQGGMGVGVSNWTLARAVSQQGQLGVVSGTLLAVVLSRRLQLGDLAGDMRRALSHFPIPAMADRVLNDWFVPGGKPADKPFKSVEMPTLTSSPSFNELTVIANFVEVFLAKENHAGVVGINLLEKIQLPTLPSLYGAMLAGVDYVLMGAGIPRAIPGVLDQFSRGEAAKLKIDVTAPVSPEQAPVEAFSSFDPAEFLKAPVPALKRPRFLAIVSSATLAMTLARKSSGQVDGFVVETEAAGGHNAPPRGPLQLTAKGEPLYGERDLPDVAKIRALGLPFWIAGAHATPERLAEAQQQGAVGVQIGTAFAFCEESGMGSQLKQEVGELVRFGLTQIFTDPFASPTGFPFKVLNHPKTLSNPSCYEDRPRICDLGYLREVYTQPDGAVGYRCGGEPVGNFLRKGGTEDATTNRKCLCNCLLATVGLGQTYKNHVEPPMITAGHDVAHLARFFPAEGSSYHAADVIGLTLGTK, via the coding sequence ATGTCACTGCCGATCATTATTCAAGGAGGGATGGGCGTCGGAGTCTCCAACTGGACGCTCGCCCGCGCCGTTTCGCAACAAGGGCAACTCGGTGTCGTTTCCGGCACCCTTTTGGCCGTCGTTCTCTCGCGCCGCCTCCAGCTCGGTGACCTCGCCGGTGACATGCGCCGGGCGCTCTCGCACTTCCCCATTCCCGCCATGGCCGATCGGGTGCTCAACGACTGGTTCGTCCCCGGAGGCAAGCCGGCCGACAAACCCTTCAAGTCCGTCGAGATGCCTACGCTCACCTCGAGCCCATCCTTCAACGAGCTCACGGTGATCGCCAATTTCGTGGAGGTTTTTCTCGCCAAGGAAAACCACGCCGGCGTCGTGGGCATCAACCTACTTGAGAAAATCCAGCTCCCCACCCTGCCCTCGCTGTACGGCGCGATGCTGGCCGGCGTGGATTATGTGCTCATGGGCGCCGGCATCCCCCGCGCCATACCCGGGGTGCTCGACCAGTTTTCCCGCGGTGAGGCAGCCAAACTCAAGATCGACGTCACCGCCCCCGTCAGCCCCGAGCAAGCGCCCGTCGAGGCCTTTAGCTCGTTTGACCCGGCTGAGTTCCTCAAAGCCCCTGTTCCGGCCTTAAAACGCCCGCGCTTTTTGGCCATCGTCAGCTCCGCCACCTTGGCGATGACGCTCGCGCGCAAATCCTCCGGCCAAGTCGATGGGTTTGTGGTCGAGACCGAGGCCGCCGGCGGCCACAACGCCCCGCCGCGAGGTCCGCTGCAACTCACAGCCAAGGGCGAGCCGCTCTACGGAGAGCGGGATCTGCCCGACGTGGCCAAGATCCGCGCTCTCGGGTTACCCTTCTGGATTGCAGGTGCCCACGCCACGCCCGAACGCCTAGCAGAAGCCCAGCAACAGGGCGCCGTTGGCGTACAGATTGGCACCGCCTTCGCCTTCTGTGAAGAGTCTGGCATGGGTTCCCAGCTCAAACAAGAGGTGGGCGAATTGGTGCGTTTCGGGCTCACTCAAATATTCACTGATCCCTTCGCCTCGCCAACGGGTTTTCCCTTCAAGGTCCTTAATCACCCCAAAACCTTATCTAACCCCAGCTGCTACGAGGATCGCCCGCGCATCTGCGACCTCGGGTATTTGCGCGAAGTCTACACCCAGCCAGACGGTGCCGTCGGCTACCGCTGCGGAGGTGAACCCGTAGGCAACTTCCTACGCAAAGGGGGAACCGAGGACGCCACCACCAACCGGAAGTGCCTTTGCAACTGCCTTCTCGCCACCGTCGGCCTTGGCCAAACCTACAAAAACCACGTCGAGCCGCCGATGATCACCGCCGGTCACGACGTCGCGCACCTGGCGCGGTTCTTCCCTGCTGAAGGCTCCAGTTACCACGCCGCCGATGTGATCGGACTGACATTGGGGACCAAATAA